One Candidatus Buchananbacteria bacterium CG10_big_fil_rev_8_21_14_0_10_42_9 DNA segment encodes these proteins:
- a CDS encoding type I glyceraldehyde-3-phosphate dehydrogenase, which translates to MANRKLRVAINGLGRMGRIFLRQNWDNPNLEIVGVQSRSGPDDYAPLIKHDSAYNDWDKHISLAKNGIRIGKQMLRFYESEHVSRTLWKELRVDLVLESTGVYAHKKDSIRHIRGGAKRVLITAPAKEEDQTFVYGVNHETFDAKKHIVISSASCTSTCLATTMQVAKQFDVARGYLTTVHAYTNDQHLVDSPHKKDPRRARAAARSIIPTTTGATRTLEKLLPEFEGKFSGLAYRVPVNTVSLLNLSLELRKPTSKEKVNAAFERAVKGKMKGVLDISYEPLVSVDYEGSPYAATIDGLMTEVVDGKLLNLVVWYDNEWGYIAQISKFINYISKRV; encoded by the coding sequence ATGGCAAATCGTAAATTACGAGTCGCGATTAACGGCCTGGGCCGAATGGGGCGTATTTTTTTGCGTCAAAATTGGGATAATCCAAACTTAGAAATAGTCGGTGTGCAAAGCCGTTCAGGGCCCGATGATTACGCACCGTTAATTAAACATGACTCAGCATACAATGATTGGGATAAGCACATTTCTTTGGCCAAAAACGGAATTAGAATTGGCAAACAAATGCTGCGGTTTTACGAAAGCGAGCACGTTAGCCGAACGCTTTGGAAAGAGTTGAGAGTTGATTTAGTTTTAGAATCAACCGGAGTCTATGCCCACAAAAAAGATTCCATCCGTCATATTCGCGGCGGGGCTAAACGAGTTTTAATTACTGCCCCCGCCAAAGAAGAGGATCAAACTTTTGTGTATGGAGTTAATCACGAAACTTTTGATGCCAAAAAACATATTGTTATTTCTTCGGCCTCATGCACTTCAACTTGTTTAGCTACAACTATGCAGGTGGCAAAACAGTTTGATGTGGCAAGGGGTTATTTAACCACCGTTCATGCCTACACTAATGACCAACATTTAGTTGATTCACCACACAAAAAAGATCCCCGGCGGGCCCGTGCTGCCGCCCGGTCAATTATACCGACAACGACCGGCGCGACTCGCACGCTAGAGAAATTATTGCCAGAATTTGAGGGTAAGTTTTCTGGCTTAGCTTACCGGGTGCCGGTTAATACTGTGTCGTTACTTAATTTATCGTTAGAACTTAGAAAACCGACTTCTAAAGAAAAAGTTAATGCCGCGTTTGAAAGGGCGGTTAAGGGGAAAATGAAAGGCGTGCTAGATATTTCTTACGAGCCATTGGTGTCAGTCGATTATGAAGGTAGCCCCTACGCCGCGACTATTGATGGATTAATGACAGAAGTCGTAGACGGAAAGCTTTTAAACTTAGTTGTATGGTATGACAATGAGTGGGGTTATATCGCCCAAATCAGTAAATTCATAAATTACATCTCCAAGCGCGTTTAG
- a CDS encoding DNA helicase UvrD, with translation MEIIADLHVHSPYARACSPQLTLDNLNLWAKRKGIQVLGIPDWTHPKWLASVKAQIKDQGNGLYKLKNDPKSVHFLFATEVACIFSQGGKVRRLHILIWAPNLEIVEKINSVLARRGAKLASDGRPILGMSAKDLLTLILEASPDCIMIPAHAWTPWFGVLGSKSGFDSIAECYEDLTDHIFAIETGLSSDPPMNWSVKELDKLTLISNSDAHSPENLGREANVFSFSEQELSYKAIIEAIKNKDKKKFLYTLEFFPEEGMYHLDGHRNCHISMEPQETKRQKNVCPKCKRPLTVGVMHRVDDLASREKIKENNFIPYKSVVPLKEIIAEVVNKNKKTKTVDNLYMNIIEKGENEFNVLLNIPENKLKKIAGEIITRGIMNVRNKKVNLTAGYDGTYGHVATLSDKERKELLKKPEQSSWL, from the coding sequence ATGGAAATTATCGCTGATTTACATGTTCACTCTCCATACGCCCGGGCGTGCTCGCCGCAACTAACGCTTGATAATTTAAACTTGTGGGCTAAGCGCAAAGGCATTCAAGTCTTGGGCATTCCGGACTGGACGCATCCAAAATGGCTAGCCAGCGTGAAGGCACAAATCAAAGATCAGGGCAATGGTTTGTATAAATTAAAAAATGACCCGAAGTCGGTTCATTTTTTATTTGCGACTGAAGTTGCCTGCATCTTTTCTCAAGGTGGCAAAGTGCGCCGCCTACATATTTTAATTTGGGCGCCTAATTTAGAAATTGTTGAAAAAATAAATTCAGTATTGGCTAGGCGCGGGGCGAAACTTGCATCAGATGGCCGACCGATTTTAGGCATGTCAGCTAAGGATTTATTAACTTTAATTTTAGAAGCATCACCTGATTGTATCATGATCCCAGCCCACGCCTGGACGCCATGGTTTGGGGTATTGGGCTCAAAGTCCGGTTTTGATTCAATCGCTGAGTGCTATGAAGATTTAACCGATCACATCTTTGCCATTGAAACTGGCTTGTCTTCAGACCCACCGATGAATTGGTCAGTCAAAGAGTTGGATAAGCTCACATTAATTTCAAATTCTGATGCCCATTCTCCGGAAAATTTGGGACGGGAAGCGAACGTATTTAGCTTTAGTGAACAAGAGTTAAGTTATAAGGCGATTATTGAAGCAATTAAAAACAAGGATAAGAAAAAATTTTTGTACACGCTGGAATTTTTTCCTGAAGAAGGCATGTATCATTTAGACGGACATCGCAATTGCCATATTTCGATGGAGCCACAAGAAACTAAACGACAAAAAAATGTTTGCCCTAAATGTAAACGGCCTCTGACAGTTGGAGTAATGCACCGAGTTGATGATTTAGCGAGCCGTGAAAAAATAAAAGAAAATAATTTTATTCCATACAAAAGCGTTGTGCCGTTAAAAGAAATTATTGCCGAGGTAGTTAATAAAAATAAGAAAACTAAAACTGTGGATAACTTGTATATGAATATTATTGAAAAAGGTGAAAACGAGTTTAATGTTTTGTTAAATATTCCTGAAAATAAGTTAAAAAAAATTGCCGGGGAAATAATTACACGGGGAATTATGAACGTGCGTAATAAAAAGGTAAATTTAACTGCTGGTTATGATGGGACTTATGGGCACGTGGCTACATTAAGCGACAAAGAAAGAAAAGAACTATTAAAAAAACCAGAGCAATCAAGTTGGCTTTAG
- a CDS encoding fructose-bisphosphate aldolase (catalyzes the formation of glycerone phosphate and D-glyceraldehyde 3-phosphate from D-fructose 1,6-bisphosphate), which translates to MSIDIQKLLGGEAKDLLSYKAKVGMDLLELPGPDFMDRVFSISNRSRAVIKNMEKFRNTGRLAGSGYVSILPVDQGVEHTAGASFAPNPIYFDPDNICKLAVEAGCNAVATTVGVLSMVSKKYAGKVPFLAKINHNEILTYPQTYDQILFASVQQAYDLGAVAIGATIYFGSQESDRQIQEIAQAFELAHQKGMFTVAWCYLRNSEFKKGGKDYHTSADMTGQANHLAASIGADIVKQKFPEVNGGFEALKFGKTHAKMYTDLSSDNPIDLVRYQVLNGYAGRVGLINSGGESKGAGDLEEVVRTAVINKRAGGTGMITGRKAFKKSMDEGIELLHAVQDVYLSNEVTIA; encoded by the coding sequence ATGAGCATTGATATTCAAAAACTTTTAGGCGGCGAGGCAAAAGACTTGTTAAGTTATAAGGCTAAGGTGGGTATGGATTTATTGGAATTACCCGGACCGGATTTTATGGATCGGGTTTTTTCAATTTCTAACCGATCGCGAGCGGTCATTAAAAATATGGAGAAATTTAGAAACACGGGGCGCTTGGCGGGGAGCGGTTATGTTTCTATTTTGCCGGTCGATCAAGGCGTCGAACACACCGCCGGAGCTTCATTTGCTCCAAACCCGATTTATTTTGACCCGGATAATATTTGTAAATTAGCGGTTGAAGCGGGATGTAACGCAGTCGCGACCACGGTTGGAGTATTGTCGATGGTGTCAAAAAAGTATGCCGGCAAGGTGCCATTTTTAGCTAAGATCAACCACAATGAAATTTTGACTTACCCGCAAACCTATGATCAAATTTTATTTGCCTCGGTTCAACAAGCCTACGATTTAGGCGCGGTTGCCATTGGGGCCACAATTTATTTTGGCTCTCAAGAGTCAGACCGACAAATCCAAGAGATCGCCCAAGCTTTCGAACTAGCGCATCAAAAAGGCATGTTTACGGTGGCTTGGTGCTATTTACGCAATAGCGAATTTAAAAAGGGTGGCAAAGATTATCACACTTCAGCCGACATGACAGGCCAGGCGAATCATTTGGCCGCATCAATTGGCGCGGACATTGTGAAACAGAAATTTCCTGAGGTCAATGGCGGATTTGAAGCCTTGAAGTTTGGCAAGACTCATGCAAAAATGTATACCGATTTATCATCTGATAACCCGATTGATTTAGTGCGCTATCAAGTTTTAAATGGTTATGCCGGGCGTGTTGGTTTAATTAATAGCGGTGGCGAGTCAAAGGGTGCTGGTGACTTAGAGGAAGTTGTGCGAACGGCAGTAATTAACAAGCGCGCTGGCGGGACGGGAATGATTACCGGCCGTAAGGCTTTCAAGAAATCTATGGATGAGGGGATTGAACTTTTGCACGCAGTTCAAGATGTTTATTTATCTAACGAAGTAACAATCGCTTAG
- the glpX gene encoding fructose-bisphosphatase class II, whose product MPKSEDRNLALELVRVTEVSALAASEWIGKGDKIAADRVAVDKMRERLMAIDFKGEIVAGEGRKDKAPQLYEGELVGNGKEPEIDLVVDPLECTDSVAWGRMNAMAVIAAGAKGSLMRMPDMYMRKIAVGPQAKGKIDLDASVKDNLKKIAKALDKHIEELMVVVLDRPRHQDLIKEIRHAGARVILITDGDVAAAIATAIPESGIDVLMGVGASAEGVQAATALQCLGGEIQGRLQPKNDEEIELCKQSGIKKIDKKLFNSDFAKGDQLLFVATGVIDGPLLKGIRITKDQAISHSVVMRKFTGTVRFIEAHHKLGYEPIKL is encoded by the coding sequence ATGCCAAAATCAGAAGACAGAAATTTAGCATTGGAGCTAGTCCGCGTGACAGAGGTGTCGGCTTTGGCGGCTTCGGAGTGGATCGGCAAAGGCGATAAAATTGCTGCTGATAGGGTTGCCGTGGACAAGATGCGCGAACGTTTGATGGCGATTGATTTTAAAGGTGAAATTGTAGCTGGTGAAGGGCGCAAAGACAAAGCTCCACAACTTTATGAAGGCGAATTGGTGGGGAATGGCAAAGAGCCAGAAATTGATTTAGTGGTTGACCCGCTAGAATGCACTGATTCGGTCGCCTGGGGCCGAATGAATGCAATGGCTGTTATTGCTGCTGGGGCTAAGGGATCACTGATGCGCATGCCGGATATGTATATGCGAAAAATTGCAGTCGGACCACAAGCTAAAGGTAAAATCGATTTGGATGCATCGGTTAAAGATAATTTAAAAAAAATTGCTAAAGCTTTAGATAAACACATTGAGGAATTAATGGTAGTGGTATTGGATCGTCCCCGGCATCAAGATTTAATAAAAGAGATAAGGCATGCCGGCGCGCGCGTTATTTTAATAACCGATGGCGATGTGGCAGCTGCAATTGCCACGGCAATTCCAGAATCTGGCATTGATGTATTGATGGGGGTGGGCGCTTCAGCCGAGGGCGTGCAAGCTGCTACGGCGCTGCAGTGTTTAGGCGGAGAAATTCAAGGGCGGTTGCAGCCAAAAAATGACGAGGAAATTGAGCTATGCAAACAAAGTGGGATTAAAAAAATTGATAAGAAATTATTTAACTCTGATTTTGCCAAGGGTGATCAATTATTGTTTGTCGCTACGGGCGTGATTGACGGACCATTACTTAAAGGGATTAGAATAACTAAAGATCAAGCGATCAGCCATTCGGTGGTGATGCGTAAATTTACCGGGACAGTCCGGTTTATTGAAGCTCATCATAAGCTAGGCTATGAACCAATTAAATTATAA